A portion of the Calothrix sp. 336/3 genome contains these proteins:
- a CDS encoding DUF2079 domain-containing protein: MTNKMPRLIPWMISISALVFFVTSVARHLLYKSTAFDLGIFDQAVYLISQGLNPISSYMGYHILGDHAAFIFYPIAALYKIYPSVYWLFALQAISLAGAALPLWYLCLQAGLVSKQAIAIVAAYLLYPVVLNVNLFDFHPEVMAVPAFFTAILWARAGKIWGFIASVIWILSCKAVLSLTVLAMGVWLLIFEKRRWCGAIAIALGISWFLISTQVIIPSFSGKEAAAVGRFAYLGNSVQEIAMNLILKPGAVWGKILSWENFGYLILLLSPVIWGISRVALPPLVAAIPCVAINILADYQPQKDLVHQYSLPALPFLMVALIASLAANRTWVKSPRIIIIWSVVTFLCLAKYTHFGGRYLQCLHTWQATNQAIAQIQTSGSVSTTAEIATHLSHRQIIQEVYPQSSPEQLQEFDYILLNTCRPDWLSRGGFATNLVKQLKNQPEFNLIYAQDEVYLFTSQRKQSQPKK, translated from the coding sequence ATGACTAACAAAATGCCCCGTTTAATTCCGTGGATGATCAGCATCAGTGCATTAGTTTTTTTTGTCACCAGCGTAGCACGACATCTATTATACAAATCCACAGCTTTTGATTTAGGTATTTTTGACCAAGCAGTATATTTGATTAGCCAGGGGTTAAACCCTATTTCGAGTTACATGGGTTATCACATCCTAGGTGATCATGCAGCATTTATTTTTTATCCTATAGCAGCACTGTATAAAATATATCCTAGTGTTTATTGGCTATTTGCTCTACAAGCAATTAGTCTAGCTGGGGCAGCCCTGCCATTATGGTATTTATGTTTACAGGCAGGTTTGGTATCTAAACAGGCGATCGCCATAGTTGCTGCCTATCTATTGTATCCAGTAGTTTTGAATGTAAATTTATTTGATTTTCATCCAGAAGTGATGGCGGTACCTGCCTTTTTTACAGCCATATTATGGGCAAGAGCGGGTAAAATCTGGGGATTTATTGCTAGTGTCATCTGGATTTTGAGTTGTAAAGCTGTATTATCCCTAACAGTTTTGGCAATGGGAGTATGGTTACTAATTTTTGAAAAACGTAGATGGTGTGGAGCGATCGCCATTGCTTTGGGTATCTCCTGGTTTTTAATTAGCACCCAAGTGATTATCCCCTCTTTCAGTGGCAAGGAAGCAGCAGCAGTCGGACGTTTTGCCTACCTCGGAAATTCAGTACAGGAAATAGCGATGAATTTAATCCTGAAACCGGGGGCGGTTTGGGGCAAAATCTTGTCATGGGAAAATTTTGGCTATCTGATTCTGTTACTATCACCCGTCATTTGGGGAATCTCTAGGGTAGCTTTACCCCCCTTAGTTGCAGCTATTCCCTGTGTGGCAATTAACATCCTTGCCGATTATCAACCTCAAAAAGATTTGGTGCATCAGTACTCACTACCCGCATTACCATTTTTGATGGTTGCGCTGATAGCCAGTTTAGCTGCCAATCGGACATGGGTAAAAAGTCCGAGAATCATTATTATATGGTCTGTAGTGACGTTTCTCTGTTTGGCAAAATATACCCATTTTGGCGGTAGATATCTACAATGTTTGCATACCTGGCAAGCAACAAATCAGGCGATCGCCCAAATTCAAACCTCAGGAAGTGTTTCAACGACAGCAGAAATTGCCACCCATTTATCCCATCGCCAAATTATTCAAGAAGTTTACCCCCAATCCTCACCAGAACAACTGCAAGAGTTTGACTATATATTATTAAACACCTGTCGTCCCGATTGGCTGAGTCGTGGAGGTTTTGCGACTAATTTAGTAAAACAATTAAAAAATCAGCCAGAATTTAATTTGATATATGCTCAAGATGAGGTTTATTTATTTACTTCCCAGCGAAAGCAATCCCAGCCAAAGAAATAG
- a CDS encoding EamA family transporter, translated as MTPQEFFLLLASVLASVAGQFFLKLGAAKLGRFQLANSVSHIFGILTIPELLIGLSCYALGAIAYILLLTRVKLSVAGPSASLVYVFSVVLGYFIFKESIPLFRLAGLGLIVTGVILVVWQK; from the coding sequence ATGACACCACAAGAATTTTTTTTACTTTTGGCATCAGTTTTGGCAAGTGTTGCCGGACAGTTTTTTTTAAAATTAGGTGCTGCCAAATTAGGCAGATTTCAATTAGCTAATTCTGTGAGTCATATTTTCGGAATTCTCACCATACCAGAACTGTTAATCGGATTATCTTGTTATGCCTTAGGTGCAATAGCTTATATCTTATTATTAACTAGAGTCAAGTTGAGTGTTGCCGGACCTTCTGCTTCCTTAGTGTATGTCTTCTCTGTAGTTTTAGGATATTTTATTTTTAAAGAATCTATTCCTTTATTTCGGCTAGCAGGTTTAGGTTTGATTGTGACAGGGGTTATTTTAGTTGTCTGGCAAAAATAA
- a CDS encoding glycosyltransferase family 2 protein — protein sequence MNQPIYSIIIPVYNEQENLLEMYKRLSIVMEQLDGDAELILIDDGSRDRSLSMMREFHESDPRVRYLSFARNFGHQIAVTAGLNHAQGRAIIVMDADLQDPPELIFRMINKWHQGYEVVYAQRTSRKQENWFKRFTAYIFYRILQLLSDVNIPPDTGDFCLMDRQVVNVLNAMPERNRYIRGLRAWVGFRQTSVLFERDPRFAGEVKYTFHKSWVLAINGIISLSQVPLRLATYLGLASAVIALLMICLVLYWRLSSLASPLIGYTLITIALFFLGSVQLFCIGILGEYIGRIYEEVKGRPIYTVKEVGGLSALSQTDNSRHPNKMSL from the coding sequence GTGAATCAACCAATCTACTCAATTATTATTCCCGTCTATAACGAACAAGAGAATCTCTTGGAAATGTACAAACGTCTGAGTATTGTCATGGAGCAATTAGACGGTGATGCTGAGTTGATTTTAATCGATGATGGCAGCCGCGATCGCTCTCTTTCCATGATGCGGGAATTCCATGAATCTGATCCACGGGTACGTTATCTGAGCTTTGCTCGCAATTTTGGTCATCAAATCGCCGTAACAGCTGGTTTAAACCATGCTCAAGGTCGAGCTATCATCGTCATGGATGCAGATTTACAAGATCCGCCAGAATTAATCTTTAGAATGATTAATAAGTGGCATCAGGGCTATGAGGTAGTTTACGCTCAACGCACATCTCGCAAGCAGGAAAATTGGTTTAAACGTTTTACCGCATATATTTTTTACCGGATTTTGCAGTTACTATCCGATGTCAATATTCCCCCAGATACGGGCGATTTCTGTTTAATGGATCGCCAAGTGGTAAATGTTTTAAATGCGATGCCAGAACGTAATCGTTATATTCGTGGTTTACGTGCTTGGGTAGGTTTTCGTCAAACTAGTGTGCTTTTTGAGCGCGATCCTCGTTTTGCAGGTGAAGTCAAATATACCTTTCATAAGTCCTGGGTATTGGCAATTAATGGTATTATTTCCCTATCTCAAGTCCCTCTGAGACTGGCAACCTATTTAGGTTTAGCCTCAGCCGTGATTGCTTTATTAATGATTTGTCTGGTTCTTTATTGGCGTTTATCTTCCTTGGCTTCTCCCTTAATTGGATATACCCTGATTACGATTGCTTTGTTTTTCCTGGGTTCTGTACAATTATTTTGTATTGGTATTTTAGGTGAATATATTGGTCGAATTTATGAGGAAGTCAAAGGTCGTCCAATTTATACGGTGAAAGAAGTTGGGGGTTTAAGTGCCCTATCTCAAACAGATAATTCTCGTCACCCTAATAAAATGTCTTTGTAA
- a CDS encoding bifunctional 2-polyprenyl-6-hydroxyphenol methylase/3-demethylubiquinol 3-O-methyltransferase UbiG → MEKDFYLQYAATEDKHWWFVGRRCIIDQRISQIKLPNHPQILEVGCGTGGNLQMLANHGELAAMELDESACHLANQRGVTPVKLGSLPDNIPFNQQFHLILMLDVLEHLDDDLAALQAIFSRLKPGGKLLITVPAYQFLWSQHDVINHHKRRYVMRSLARVVKNAGYVIEYRSYFNTFLFPVVAIIRWLKNILDIQDNPSQTSELTIPRKPINQLLSHLFASEGYLMKLFPLPFGVSILMVAEKPQK, encoded by the coding sequence ATGGAAAAAGACTTTTACCTTCAGTATGCAGCGACAGAAGACAAGCATTGGTGGTTTGTTGGTCGGCGCTGTATTATCGACCAAAGAATTTCTCAAATTAAATTACCGAATCATCCGCAAATTCTCGAAGTTGGTTGTGGAACTGGTGGCAATCTCCAAATGTTAGCTAATCATGGTGAGTTAGCAGCAATGGAATTAGATGAGAGTGCTTGTCACTTGGCGAATCAAAGAGGTGTTACCCCAGTCAAATTGGGTAGCCTACCAGATAATATTCCTTTTAATCAACAATTCCATCTAATTTTAATGCTAGATGTTTTAGAACATCTTGACGATGATTTAGCCGCACTGCAAGCTATATTCTCTCGACTCAAACCGGGCGGTAAATTACTGATCACAGTTCCTGCTTATCAATTTCTCTGGAGTCAACACGATGTGATCAATCATCATAAACGTCGTTATGTGATGAGAAGTTTAGCACGAGTAGTGAAGAATGCCGGATATGTCATTGAATATAGGAGTTATTTCAACACCTTTTTATTTCCGGTGGTAGCAATTATTCGCTGGTTGAAAAATATCCTGGATATTCAAGATAATCCATCTCAAACTAGTGAGTTAACTATCCCCAGGAAACCTATCAATCAATTATTAAGTCATTTATTTGCAAGTGAGGGCTATTTAATGAAGCTTTTCCCCTTACCTTTTGGTGTCTCTATTTTAATGGTGGCAGAAAAACCCCAGAAATAG
- a CDS encoding L,D-transpeptidase — translation MAMSLTGKLLQRFFCFSLLLTSWGEVVVITPSQAIAQVNSPSSQLPVITPEKPLPDVITPGKQPPQTTPPENATFTIRLVVKRRKRKVVVYRGQEILATYPIAVGKPGWETPLGNFRVFNMEKDPIFKSFKTGKMIPPGPENPLGNRWIGIWTDGKTQLGFHGTNQEYLIGKAVSHGCIRMRNRDVMALYELVTIGTHVTVEP, via the coding sequence ATGGCGATGAGTTTGACTGGGAAGCTATTACAGAGATTTTTTTGTTTTTCCCTTTTGCTGACATCCTGGGGAGAGGTAGTAGTTATTACTCCTAGTCAAGCGATCGCCCAAGTGAATTCTCCTAGCAGTCAATTACCTGTAATCACTCCAGAAAAACCTTTACCGGATGTGATTACTCCTGGGAAACAACCACCGCAGACAACCCCCCCAGAAAATGCCACTTTCACCATCCGCTTAGTAGTCAAACGTCGCAAACGCAAAGTTGTTGTCTATCGGGGGCAAGAAATTTTAGCTACCTACCCTATCGCTGTTGGAAAACCTGGATGGGAAACACCCCTGGGTAATTTTCGGGTATTTAATATGGAAAAAGACCCGATTTTTAAAAGTTTTAAAACTGGGAAAATGATACCACCGGGACCAGAAAACCCCCTAGGAAATCGCTGGATTGGGATTTGGACAGATGGCAAAACTCAACTAGGTTTCCACGGGACAAATCAAGAATATTTGATTGGCAAAGCGGTATCCCATGGATGCATTCGTATGCGAAATCGGGATGTTATGGCACTGTATGAATTAGTCACAATTGGTACACATGTCACCGTAGAACCCTAG